The nucleotide window CGTGTATGAGCTCGTGTTGTATGTGTGTGAGCTCCATTCAGTGAAACGTAACACCCGGCTCCTCTGTCTGAAGCCCCTTCGGAAACAGGTTTGATTATATTTAAAATCCTGACCCGGGAGAGAAACCCAAACAACTGTCTGTACTAATTTTAGACGCATGCGCGCCTGTGGGGGACCTGCACATATTATTGGTGCATGGAGGTGGTGATTCTATCGCAAGATTTACACATTTGTTTGCagttggtggggtgggggggatatCAGTTACCGCCATAGAAGCCCTTTtaaatggatggacagatgtcCAATAACAATGCAGAAAAGCACCTTGAGACATggaagaaattattattattattattattattattattattattattattattatcattatttatgaatttattagtaaaataatagttaaaataataataataatacaattattgCTTCCATAATTTCTCTTTTTTGGTGCAGGAGAAAGTTACATGTCACCTGACTGCATGGAACGAAATAACTTTggtaagagaagaagaagaagaagaaaaaaaaacatctccccACCCCCACGGCAAAAAGGAGACCGCCCACCAGAGACAGTCAACCCGAGACCCCTTATAGATTTAAAAAGAGAGGCTGCATTCTCAGACTGACACTTATTCAACAGTGCTACCTTAAgcagattacttttttttttctttttttttttgcgctgccTCGCAGGGTCAAAACAGGCGCTTTCGTGTTGctgccgcttcttcttcttctccttcttcttcttctcctcctccttctcctctctTTCCACTTTGCCTTCTTTCTCCATCATGTTTGGGATGCTGAAAGATCACCTCCAGCCgggctttttcttcttcttcgtgtggTTCTGCCACCTCATGGAGCATCAGAAAGTTCAAGGTAAGGCATTCTCATCTTTGATCAACTTTTATTTCTTCCTCTCaacccacacacacattcatcTGGAGTGCACGGGCaacttttgtacatttttggggggggtttcgtGAGGTGAAATAGTGCGCAAAACAGGTGCCGTTTGAAGTGAGATGACAAGTTTTCTGTTGTTTGGAGTAAGTTGTGGCAAATTTGAGAAGGATTTGtttctatgtttttgtttttattgcaaatgTTTTGGCTTGAATGAAGCCACCTACGCATGAGTCCGATTGTGCTAAACATTTGGTGTAGAAAGAAAAGCGTGTTCGGCGCGTCATTGCGCGCCGCTGCTGCTTATTAGTGCTGCATGTCTAGACACTCCGCGGCTGTGGGAATTAGGAGCACCCTCTTTTTTTGGTGCTCACATTGTACGCGCTGTCACTCACGCGCACAGGAGCGAGTGCTGAAATAGCTTGGGGGGGTTTGCTTGTGTCAACTTTTCATTTGcgatgtatttttgtttggtgtcgTTTCCAGCTGGTAACTGCTGGTTGCAGCAGGGCAAGAACGGCCGCTGCCAGGTGCTCTACATGCCCGGGATGAGCAGGGAGGAGTGCTGCAGGAGCGGGAGACTGGGCACGTCCTGGACCGAGGAGGACGTCCCCAACAGCACGCTGTTCAGGTGGATGATCTTCAACGGCGGAGCCCCCAATTGCATACCTTGCAAAGGTGGAGGTGCACTCAATTTCCCTTGGTTTGCACATTATTACGCATGCGTATTTTCTCCTTTAAAGCCGTGCGTAATCGTTGGCGCGCCAGTTGTAACCGACTTGGTTTCGCTTCCCTCTGCACACCCCCGCTGCGTAATAGAGTCGTGCGATAATGTGGACTGCGGGCCGGGCAAGAGGTGCAAGATGAACAGGAGGAGTAAGCCGCGGTGCGTTTGCGCGCCAGACTGCTCCAACGTCACGTGGAAGGGACCCGTGTGCGGCTCGGACGGGAAGACCTACAAGGACGAGTGCGCGCTGCTCAAGGCCAAATGCAAAGCGCACCCCGACCTGGACGTGCAGTACCAAGGAAAATGCAAAAGTCAGTCcctttctatctgtctgtctctctgtctgtctgtggatTTCTCTCTCATCTCACTACCTCGTCTCTTTCGGGCAGAATCTTTGCATCTTCAaaaccattatttttcaggggaaaaaagaaaacaacaaacaaaaaactttgcatATATTTGGAGTTGTACTGTATCGTTAAAGTTTTCAAGCTATTTTCATCACATTATgggttgttgctgtttttcttgGATCACTTTGGTACATTTTTCGAAATTCGCACCACAGTAGGTGTATTTTTCGAAACAATTTCGTACAAATGGCAAAACGTCACGGATTACTTGCAAAAGTCATGAATGTCTTGCTCAGAATTCTTCGTTCATCTCTCAAAAGTGAAAGTCAGTCATTGGGCATGTCATCAGAATGACGTCTTTGTGTCATTCTGTGCAAATTAATAAGACTTAATCAtgttattagagctgtcaaaagtaatcaattaatcaacaagtaatcgattatcaaagtaATCAACaactacttttaataaaaaataaaataatagtatTGTTAatagccattttttaatttaaaattgtccaaatccactGATTTCAGGATATCAAAAGTAATTGTTTACTGATTTCTGTCattcttcatgaaagaagatttTCTTCTgtctttaatcaaaataagacatttgcaaacatctgtttttactttggaaaacaatgaccgaagcTGTAACACAGTACAACATCATCAGAAatcattggaaaaaaatgcgtttgtaatacactttaatgaaaaattaaaattaatccgattagtcgattaatcaattgaataatcaatagattaatcgattctaaaaatattgacagcactaaaatatATGTACTTTGTGCTAACGTTGTGATGAGCATTATTCTAAATTGTAAGTGACACAtgcagtggtccccaaccactGGTCCACGGCCCAATACCGGTCCCTGTTTCGTATTGGGCCGCACaggtggatttatttatttattttttaaattttctttctttttttttttttttttttttttttaaccaggaagaacacgccttttttttttcacgattaTCGCATGCATGGATGtgccaaagcaaagcaaagcaacttgttcaaagaaataaaaaaaaaactgcttttttGATGCGCACAAGCGACACACTTATGTTCAAAACTAACAAGtagttttgacattttcaattcTAACCCTAGAAATGCACCGAAGAAACTGAGAGAAACTGTAATTTcgaaaaacaaactcatcataagGAACGActaatttgtgaaaaaatatcaaattgaccaaatttggaCTTGGAAGGTTTTCGCCCGACAGCATTGATTGTCTTGTTATTGGATTGTGTTGTAACGCTCCTCCATCGTGCAGAAACGTGCCGTGACGTGCTGTGCCCGGGCAGCTCCACCTGCGTGGTGGACCAGACCAACAACGCCTACTGTGTGACGTGCAATCGGATCTGCCCCGAGGTGACGTCTCCCGAGCAGTACCTGTGCGGCAACGACGGCATCATTTACGCCAGCGCCTGCCACCTGAGGCGGGCCACCTGCCTCCTGGGCCGCTCCATCGGGGTGGCCTACGAGGGCAAATGCATCAGTAAGTAACACCCCCACCACTGCACCCCTTCCACACATACTTCACCTCAAACGAGAGTGTTGCTGCCAACATTCCGTGGTGAGTGTTTGCTCAAGAAATGATGGACGCTTGATTATTTCCTGATGTTGGCAACATTTCTCCTGATGGGGGAGTAGAAAGGAACAGCAAATCGTAGTGCAGGAGTGAGCCAAGTCCATCAAATAGAAATActcccatactttttttttttttttttttttttttttaaagttatctgTACTTTATTTGAGGATCAATTTTTGCAAcaaatttttacttttacactGAATTTATATACACATTGACTTTTCTACtgcattttaaacaatattttttgtttttaatactgTACTTACTTACTGTATATTAACAtataaaatacagcaaaaagtaatgaaaaaatTATTTCTATATACTACAGATTTCTGCAATGTAGTGGATACAAAAGCTGGTGGGGATTTAGATGTTCAGAAAAGGGACAGTTGTGACGTAGAGGAACGTGGACCAGGGAGCTTTAGTGACAATAATGGAGAAGCTTAGCTCTGCAATTTGTTTAGTAATTtatcaaaatgtgcatcgcccAATGGTGTCTTGAGATTTGTTGACCCAAtttggagagtttttttttcttcttcttttttagaTACAATTTACAAGCGAATTACACTTTGTGTTTCTCAAACGACCACATCACTTTGCTTTTAAGTCCGCTAGTTTAAAGGGGAgttaaccttaaacatttcttgacgatAATATGTTACATGTAAACGCACtactctaaacatgacattctgattaatattacatttgtggaatatgagttatgaagcaaaatccagccgtttttatccatctccggggacggccattttgccacttgctgtcgactgaagatgacatcacagatgctcagggctcaggcaacgaccaatcacagctcacctcttttctgaagctgggctgtgattggttgttacctgagcaactgtgatgtcatttttcactcgacagtaacaagtggcaaaatggccgccttctgatattgataaaacctggtggattttgctgcttaactcatattccaccaacATTATATTAACGAGAAtatcgtatttagactagtgggacgtATaaatgtcaagattttttctttttcatttcctctttaatgctaacacaaggGACAACAACATGTCATCTATTTGGTGGTGTCATAACAGTctatgtataataataatacttgcaGGCTATTTCTTAATGACACTTCCATTCATTTAAATTAACTATTACTTCACTAACAATGTCGAATCATCAATTCTACTTTTGCCAGTCTTTTCCCCTCATAAGTGTCTGTACTTTAACTATATAGTGTGAGTATTTCTGCCCCTTCTGGTCAGGTGCGGGTTTGCATTAATAGAAGATCACGTGTGAAAACAAATCACATCAAACAGAAACGGCTCCCAAACCGTACATATCACTCTTTCCCCAACCCCCTCGCCTGTTCTCTGCGCCCCCCAGAGGCCAAGTCGTGCGAGGACATCCAGTGCGGCGGTGGCAAGAAGTGTCTGTGGGACGCCCGCATGAGCCGAGGACGCTGCTCACTGTGCGAAGAAACGTGTCCGGAGAGCCGGACGGACGAGGCGGTGTGCGCCAGCGACAACACCACCTACCCTAGCGAATGCGCCATGAAGCAGGCCGCCTGCTCCGAGGGGGTGCTGCTGGAGGTCAAGCACTCGGGATCTTGCAACTGTAAGTAACATACGACAACACGGCCATAAAAAGAAACACCCCCCTCCCATGTCCAAGGTAAAAAGACAATATTCCACATTGCTAAAAAAGACCCCCATGCCCCTTCCCTTCCTTTCTTTTCCTTTCCCTGAATTCCCACCCCAGACACACCACCAAGTACAGCTTTCGCAAGGAGAACGGACTTGGAACGGAACGGACTTGCAtgatgttgtctttttttttttcttttttttttattccccaaTGTAATTCCTCTGCAAAGCATTGTAACAGAGAGACTAATTCAACGCGAGTGACGTGGGCGTTTGCAGTGGAACAATCGTCATATGTAAATATCCACATGTATGTGATGTGTGCCGGAGTATATTTTGCCTTAAATCTCATTCAGCCGAGCAACTAATGGAGCGATTCCGTCATACGCGCCTGTAACTATAAGTAAGGGTGGGCATTTGGAATACATTTCACAAATACAGGCGATTTAGCTAGCctctgaatgttctgaactcctaTTTCCATGCTGGTAGAataatggttgttgttttttttttaagtgtctttttgtttttgtttgttttcatggaaACGCATAATGGAGGCTTagcgtttttttgctttttttgatgattttttttttggtttgtttaaatGATTTACAAATATAGGTTCTTTGTGCCCCCACTAGCCTAAACGcatcattctgattaataattgcatttgtggaatatgaattaagcagcaaaatccacccatttttatccatctaaggggcagccattttgctacgtcctgtcgactgaaaatgacatcacagttgctcaggactcaggtaacgaccaatcactgtTCACCTGCTTTGTGAATTTGACATCATGTGATATTCAcaagagccgtgattggtcgttaccctagccctgagcaactgtgatgtcatttttagtccagagcaagtggcaaaatggccgccccctgtcgTCCCTTGCCTACGGTGCTGGTTGGCATGGGTTCGCCTCCTCGCCTGGGAGGCCATGTAAGTTTGTGtactgtttgtgtgagtgaaaaaaataaaaaataaataatggccACCCCTGAGAAGGAtataaacaggtggattttgctgcttaatttatatgccacaaacaaaatattaaccagaatactgttTTTAGACTAATGGTGCTGCATAAAAGATGTCATTTTAGagaacatttgttaaaaaaaaaaaaaaaattcccatacatttcaatggcCGTCAATTCTATGTGGAGTTTCGCTATTTTGATATTGGTCCATATCACCTCCACTGTAGCTCGGACTAGTcgcattcacactcacacctatggacaattttgagtcttcaatgaacatgCACGTTTTTAGAATGTGCAATGACTACGAACTATTCATATAGAGCACTCTATTGTCATAAATTGTCAAAACGCAAGTTGTCTCAACAACCAATGAAGCCAatcatattttattataatgcCCATCCATAGTTGTAAATTCCCCAATTCACTTTACTAGTATATTTGTGTGTTCTTGTTTGAGtttatgtataaatatgttttatttcgcTCAGCTGTAAATCAATCATTTCCACTGTCTCTTGTGAATATGCCCCCACTAACCCTTTTCACGATATTCACGTGACGGTGATTGTAACATTGGTGTCGTGAAAGGTCAAGACGAACGGCGCATTTGAACCTTGATAATCGCGTGTAGACTACCTATCTATCTGGAGAGCAGACAGCGTTTGTCGGGGGCGGGGGGGTTGCTGGAGGTTAAAGCGGTTGTTGAAATTGAGCAAGAGCCCTGAAGGAAGTATCACATTTACATTCCATGTTGCTCCGCTCAAAAGAATGTCTCATTGTTAGGTTCTCGTGCTATGACACCCGAGGGACCAACTTTACGATCACCTCATGGGTTGAATATTTCTCAATGTGATATTTGACATAGGAAGCTCACCCACATCCTGttttcatcatttaaaaaacaaaaaaacaaaacaaaaaaaaaacttttattgtcTTTGCTGTTTTCCACTGAATGTGATCTCATATCCGAATGTTTGGATTGACGAGggactgccatttttttttgtaatactgtCAGCCTtgctttgttgtatttttttttgtttttttgcattgtgtgtccaaaatgtaaaaaacaaaacaaaaaaaagtcaaaagaaaaggaaatacCTCAAAGTTGTGTTGCTGATGTTTGAGCTGTTCGAAGCAACAAACAGAGCAGAAAAGCTGCATTTCTTTCACAAATCCACCCCGATCCACTGGACCCCGGACCCtctgagcccccccccccctcccttcttTCTTCAACCCCCTGACCAGCCATTTGTAGACCTTATGACTCACTAGTGATGTCTTGTGGTCGGCATTCATACAACAGCTATATTCCTTCATATAGCCATCAGAGAAGAgcaggaggaggatgaggacgaTGAAGACTACAAGGCCTATGTCCGTTTATCTTCTATACTGGATGGATAGCCACTCAATCGACACCCCACCCCACATGACCACCCCCTTCCAATCACGCCAGTCCCAAGGAACCATGTCCATACTGTACATGACGTGtatgcttatttatttttaaacaaaaaggaAGTATACATATAGTCCAGTCTGCTTAGAtgtttatttatactttttttttttgttgtgttttcttatttatacatttacaatGTCAGGCTTACGATCTACCactcattttctcccttttttttgttgttgttgttgagcttTTTACTTTTCTTTGTTTATTATCATGAAGAAATATATTTGTCCAAAGAGAAACAGTGTTATTTATTTGTCACGTTACCATGTAAGTATAAGTCCTCGACAAATGCTGTAAATTGCATTCCGCTTTCATTCAGCtgtaaaaagacaaaagaaagaacgaaagaaaaagaaaatctgctTGTTACTGTCAAATCTCTATCACAGATGTTTATGTCACACCTACGTAAATGCATGTTCAGgctgtgtgtttatttattggGAATATATCACCTTGTTTTTATGTACAGAtgtgtttttggtttgtttacagATCATAATAATAACTGACCAAAGGGAGCCTCTCAATGGTTTTTCCTGAACAAATGAAACACAGCagtaattaaaaatggaagagagaaaaaaaaagagccattcaatttttcttttcctgtttTTCAGTTCACTTTTAGGCCTTCAGCTTTGTTAGCGTTCTACGATAGCATTTATAGTGTCGCATTAgaacaataagaaaaaaaaaaaggtacgttTGGGATGATACTTGATGACTTTGGAAACAATGTGCCATTAACATTTGTGCGCTGTTGTCTTTTCCCTATGCCAATGTTGCTCTCGCAGAGCTACGATGGGATTAACGCGTATTTTACTGCAGTATTCAACACAATATCACATTTCGACACTctgtttcttttctctttttttcctgtaattgcatttttattttcaagcatCAGCAAGAGAAATACAAAATTCTGTTATGAATAtatagttttgtattttttatgtaaatgtcATATGTACATACAAAATGTTTGAGGGTATTTGTACAGATATGAagagtaaaacaataaaagttttttttccttatacaTTTTCCTGACTGTTGTCTTGTGTATCTGactaaaaatggcaaaattaaaTGGAGAGTACATATAATATGTTCAGTACTTTGGAAAAGTCCATCATTTGATTCGCTGTTTTAGCCTCTGCCAGGGCTAAACTGTTAATAACAACATCATTGTGCATATTTATCAATAGTGTAAAGTCAGGCCTGCACTATCGGAAGCACTGACGCATTTACAACTTAAAGTGTAATCATACTTAGAATGTGTCTGTGCTACATTATAGGGTATATGTTAAAACTGAATGCCATGAAAAAGGTACATAATATAAACAAAGTGATTTGTCATTATAGgtcatttttaatgtttgtgtCATCCTGTTATATCACCATGGCATCTATTTATTCCTGTAGGATGTTAATTATGCAAACCCCCcacccctgcaacccttgtgaggaataagcggtcaagacaatggatggatggatgtttacatATGATTGGCAAACAGAGTAACtaatataacaaaaacaaaaccccatAAAAGTGTACAAATCAAATGATAATTTCctgttttttccctcaaaatcatacaaaaaaacaaaacacaacaataacCTGTCCATTTATCAAATGTATGTtctaaaaaaacatttcaccaAATTCCGGAATGCCCAATATAAtagacattattttatttattctattCACTTTTCATTCGTACTTGCGTACATGTCCAAGTCAGTACTTTTATGTATTTTGATTTTGCTCAAGTAAAAGGGCTCTACCACATCTGGACTTCCTTCACCATAACATCGTTTTAGAGCAATTGGTTGCATGGATTTTGTAAATATCTGGAAGTGATGACTCGTTTAAAgggctgtggaaaaaaaaatctccgtcTTGTGCAACATGTACATGTCTGGATTTGAATGGGTCGCTCTAGGCTGCCACACTTTTTCGCGTTCTTGACTGTTTTGTCCCTCCGTGGCTGCCGTATGTGCTTGTTGACAACAAACATGGCGACCTCAATGTCACTTGTGGGACTGGGACGTCTTTCTTTGATAAACGCGACTTCTAAAGCGTTCCTGAACCCCCTCAGGTAGATATAACCTAATTTGTGTGGTCCTTCGACGTGGGTTTGCGCGGCCGTGGAATGAATTCGGAACAAATGCGACTTCTAAGAGCTAGAGAAAGAGAACGTAGCACGCAGTCTGTGTGGCTAGTTTGCCACCGGCTAAAAGTACACTTCAGATGCGTTTATgccctataaaaaaaaagaagacttaaTAAGTGGAAGGTAAACGTACGTATTAACCATTTAAATGATTGTGTCAAGgcttaaaaaacattaaaaacaaagaaatgtcttAACGTCCTTTAAAACACTCAGCTCGACAGCTAGTAAGTAGTAGCCAATGCTACCTCAGCTGGAATCGAAAATTAAAGTTGCTCAACAGTTTCACctattgaaatgtttttgtcatgactggaaaaagaaaacaaaccccAGTAAGTCTAGAGGAAGGTAgcgtagccaaaaattgtactagTAAGTAAATTGTAGTAGTAAGTAAGATAAGTAAATGGTTACGAACAAACAGAGGAGCTAACTACAGTCTGCTGTACCACAATCAAGTAGTGAATCTCCATAATGCCAAGGAAATGGCTTGTTGACAACTTGACAGCCGAAGATGTGAAGTTTTTAACTGTATCGTATGCTTTAATTTATCACCATATCATGCACAGCTCTATCTGTTGTGCATTTGGTACTATTATCTAATTTATTCCAGGATGCCCAGTAACATCAGGCTAAGGGGCTTCAATGAAAACTGGCCTTTTAGGTAGCAATTACATTATCTGTTAAAATGTTAACTAATGTACACAGTAGTAGATTGTTTCTGTTCAGTTGAAAAGTTTTTGTAGTCTGCCGTGTTGCAGGTTGAGCTAGTCAAACAATAACACAAGCGGTAATGGATACAAAGTAGCAAGCTGAATGTAACAGAGTAAAAGTAGCATTTCAGCTCATCAAAAATACTTGGTCCGCAAAAACTAATTGATtaaaattgattattaaaagGGTTGGCAACAAATTTAATTAACAATTTGTTGTGTTGTTCAATTATTACGTTAGTCTCCCTCCTGAGCTGCCtaagtccctcccggatgaccgagatTCTCATCCTATCAGAATGGCATTAATACAGTATGAATCCTATTTCACAGAGTAGGAAGAATATATGCTTGTGACTTATGAGTATCATTGTATTGTATGTCATTATCGGACCATGTTTTTCCAAATCCGTACATTATCGGCACCGACACTACAGAGGGCAAAGCGGTGGAGTGTCTTTGTGATTGTTCAAAAGAATGGCGCTGTGGATGCGCATTGCACATTGACAAAGAGCTACACTGTCGGTCCTCGTCGGACAGTTGACCACAGTTGACACGAAGCACGTCCTGTCATTAGGATGAGAGCCACACTCGGCCAGAAATTCACCAGACAGAAGTAATAGTTggcggggaggggagggggttcCCACTTTGTTGCTTCATTTTCCGCGATAGTCTGACTTGCGTAATTGTCACTTTTGCCGCTTGTCATGTATTTTATGATTTGATTTTCTCCGTGTGTAATGCGTATCTAATGATTTTAGGTTTACAAGCACATCCGCACAAAGGCTGGCAGAGGGAGCTGGACGAGACACACAGCTTATCACAGTTGATGAGAAACTAGTAAGGACTCCCTTCTTGTTACAACGTGACGCGCAAATTGATGCTTGTCTCAT belongs to Festucalex cinctus isolate MCC-2025b chromosome 5, RoL_Fcin_1.0, whole genome shotgun sequence and includes:
- the fsta gene encoding follistatin-A isoform X1, whose protein sequence is MFGMLKDHLQPGFFFFFVWFCHLMEHQKVQAGNCWLQQGKNGRCQVLYMPGMSREECCRSGRLGTSWTEEDVPNSTLFRWMIFNGGAPNCIPCKGGESCDNVDCGPGKRCKMNRRSKPRCVCAPDCSNVTWKGPVCGSDGKTYKDECALLKAKCKAHPDLDVQYQGKCKKTCRDVLCPGSSTCVVDQTNNAYCVTCNRICPEVTSPEQYLCGNDGIIYASACHLRRATCLLGRSIGVAYEGKCIKAKSCEDIQCGGGKKCLWDARMSRGRCSLCEETCPESRTDEAVCASDNTTYPSECAMKQAACSEGVLLEVKHSGSCNSIREEQEEDEDDEDYKAYVRLSSILDG
- the fsta gene encoding follistatin-A isoform X3, with the translated sequence MFGMLKDHLQPGFFFFFVWFCHLMEHQKVQAGNCWLQQGKNGRCQVLYMPGMSREECCRSGRLGTSWTEEDVPNSTLFRWMIFNGGAPNCIPCKGGESCDNVDCGPGKRCKMNRRSKPRCVCAPDCSNVTWKGPVCGSDGKTYKDECALLKAKCKAHPDLDVQYQGKCKKTCRDVLCPGSSTCVVDQTNNAYCVTCNRICPEVTSPEQYLCGNDGIIYASACHLRRATCLLGRSIGVAYEGKCIKAKSCEDIQCGGGKKCLWDARMSRGRCSLCEETCPESRTDEAVCASDNTTYPSECAMKQAACSEGVLLEVKHSGSCNYTPPSTAFARRTDLERNGLA
- the fsta gene encoding follistatin-A isoform X2; the encoded protein is MFGMLKDHLQPGFFFFFVWFCHLMEHQKVQAGNCWLQQGKNGRCQVLYMPGMSREECCRSGRLGTSWTEEDVPNSTLFRWMIFNGGAPNCIPCKESCDNVDCGPGKRCKMNRRSKPRCVCAPDCSNVTWKGPVCGSDGKTYKDECALLKAKCKAHPDLDVQYQGKCKKTCRDVLCPGSSTCVVDQTNNAYCVTCNRICPEVTSPEQYLCGNDGIIYASACHLRRATCLLGRSIGVAYEGKCIKAKSCEDIQCGGGKKCLWDARMSRGRCSLCEETCPESRTDEAVCASDNTTYPSECAMKQAACSEGVLLEVKHSGSCNSIREEQEEDEDDEDYKAYVRLSSILDG
- the fsta gene encoding follistatin-A isoform X4 — protein: MFGMLKDHLQPGFFFFFVWFCHLMEHQKVQAGNCWLQQGKNGRCQVLYMPGMSREECCRSGRLGTSWTEEDVPNSTLFRWMIFNGGAPNCIPCKGGESCDNVDCGPGKRCKMNRRSKPRCVCAPDCSNVTWKGPVCGSDGKTYKDECALLKAKCKAHPDLDVQYQGKCKKTCRDVLCPGSSTCVVDQTNNAYCVTCNRICPEVTSPEQYLCGNDGIIYASACHLRRATCLLGRSIGVAYEGKCIKAKSCEDIQCGGGKKCLWDARMSRGRCSLCEETCPESRTDEAVCASDNTTYPSECAMKQAACSEGVLLEVKHSGSCNCK